One region of Miscanthus floridulus cultivar M001 chromosome 19, ASM1932011v1, whole genome shotgun sequence genomic DNA includes:
- the LOC136529267 gene encoding uncharacterized protein, producing the protein MQRNNSFGTSWADQWDYGGDPSPRAPRDHGHGGKASGGGVGEKTKAAAATGIRKVKEGTAHGFQWIKDKCQRKNGGGGSGKKQQGSEVPGY; encoded by the coding sequence ATGCAGCGGAACAACTCGTTCGGGACGTCATGGGCGGACCAGTGGGACTACGGCGGCGACCCGAGCCCGAGGGCGCCGCGCGACCACGGCCACGGGGGCaaggccagcggcggcggcgtgggggagAAGACCAAGGCGGCCGCGGCCACCGGGATCAGGAAGGTGAAGGAGGGCACGGCGCACGGGTTCCAGTGGATCAAGGACAAGTGCCAGAggaagaacggcggcggcggcagcggcaagaAGCAGCAGGGCTCCGAGGTCCCGGGTTACTGA